The Tenebrio molitor chromosome 5, icTenMoli1.1, whole genome shotgun sequence genome has a segment encoding these proteins:
- the Stam gene encoding signal transducing adapter molecule 1 isoform X2, with amino-acid sequence MGLFGTSNDAITEEVERATNENNTEDNWDQIITICDKAGKSSEDGKNYLRAIVKRLFSNDPHIAIQAVTLLDACVKNSGKLFHVEVASREFENDFMKLMSKAHHNVSKRLREALKRWAENEFKSDQQLNLIPSLYNKLKSSGIDFSAAEMPVKKSTPVSKDPNVVETQEEENQILKAIELSLKETTASPRSASAGASLYPSTNLSATNASANSTPVKEPKKVRALYDFEAAEDNELTFRSGEIIFVIDDSDPNWWKGSNQRGEGLFPSNFVTKDLDLEPEKFLYEKAKKIVQFKETVDVKATDKEPETVEINEEKIDRLLHLLHEADPTNPETDTEEMLKLEREVDGMGPLIDSELERVDRKHAQLTQLSADLVEALSLYHTLMREPQFPPKLPYNYSQMAPPPPSPMVQQQPQPAYNGLPPPPPNSMLGPGMPGAPNMHYATMPMMSGSIPGGPVPQGMPPGMPPYMMHQMPEDRRTHSYGTMIPPNFPSNVPTGSQTLIHNGPPHSQSQHYMPASNANPK; translated from the exons ATGGGTTTGTTTGGGACCTCCAACGATGCAATCACCGAAGAAGTAG AGAGGGCGACAAACGAGAACAATACGGAGGACAACTGGGATCAGATCATCACCATTTGCGATAAGGCCGGGAAATCTTCAGAAGACGGGAAGAACTATCTGAGAGCCATAGTGAAGCGGTTGTTCAGCAACGACCCCCACATCGCCATTCAAGCTGTCACG TTGCTAGATGCGTGCGTGAAGAACAGCGGAAAATTGTTCCACGTGGAGGTGGCGTCGCGGGAGTTCGAGAACGACTTTATGAAATTGATGTCCAAAGCTCACCACAACGTCTCGAAAAGACTAAGAGAAGCGTTGAAAAGGTGGGCCGAAAACGAGTTCAAGAGCGACCAGCAACTCAACCTGATACCGTCTCtctacaataaattaaaaagtagCGGCATCGATTTTTCCGCAGCTGAAATG CCTGTTAAAAAATCGACGCCCGTCAGTAAGGACCCGAACGTCGTCGAAACGCAGGAAGAGGAGAATCAGATTCTCAAAGCCATAGAGTTGTCGCTGAAAGAGACCACTGCGTCGCCGAGGTCGGCCAGCGCCGGTGCCAGTCTGTACCCTTCAACTAATCTCTCGGCGACGAACGCGTCCGCGAATTCGACTCCCGTCAAGGAGCCGAAGAAAGTCAGGGCGCTGTACGATTTCGAGGCCGCCGAAGACAACGAACTGACCTTTCGTTCAGGAGAGATAA tttttgtGATAGACGATTCCGACCCGAATTGGTGGAAGGGCAGCAATCAGAGGGGGGAGGGTCTGTTTCCGTCGAATTTCGTCACAAAGGACTTGGATCTTGAACCGGAGAAATTTT TGTACGAAAAAGCCAAAAAGATAGTCCAGTTCAAGGAGACGGTCGACGTCAAGGCTACCGACAAGGAACCCGAGACTGTAGAAATTAACGAGGAAAAAATCGACCGCCTCCTGCACCTCCTCCACGAGGCGGACCCCACGAACCCCGAGACCGACACCGAGGAAATGCTGAAGCTGGAACGCGAAGTGGACGGCATGGGCCCCTTGATCGACTCCGAACTGGAGAGGGTCGACAGAAAGCACGCCCAACTGACACAGCTGAGCGCCGACCTCGTCGAAGCTCTCAGTCTCTATCACACGCTGATGCGCGAGCCCCAATTCCCTCCCAAGCTGCCTTATAACTATAGCCAGATGGCACCGCCACCACCGAGTCCGATGGTGCAGCAGCAACCGCAGCCTGCCTACAACGGTctgccgccgccgccaccgaATTCGATGTTGGGACCGGGAATGCCGGGGGCGCCGAACATGCACTACGCCACCATGCCGATGATGTCGGGGTCGATACCGGGCGGGCCGGTGCCGCAAGGAATGCCGCCGGGGATGCCCCCTTACATGATGCACCAGATGCCAGAAGACAGAAG GACGCATAGCTACGGAACGATGATCCCTCCGAATTTTCCCAGCAACGTTCCCACGGGATCTCAGACCCTAATACACAACGGACCTCCCCATTCGCAAAGCCAACACTACATGCCTGCTTCGAACGCTAATCCAAAGTAG
- the Lrch gene encoding leucine-rich repeat and calponin homology domain-containing protein isoform X1: protein MAMLVQNVNGHIQSQLTRSLEKILDDANQSGELKLSNRKLKDFPKTSEKYNLRDTVIADLSKNRFSELPEEVTSFHFLEKLHCYHNAIRYIPDSIVNLQCLMYVDLSRNQLSTLPRELCQLPIKILLVSNNYLTQLPDELNRMSQLTELDASCNQLTHLPPRMGDLRSLQSLVLRNNLLLAVPIEVTFLKLARLDLRANRIGSLPIEIRDMATLIELLVEDNPLTSPPASLCRRGRVHIFKYLDNEAARLDRKMGGGGGTLGRRSRKGGTGSSPGPPLLVDRLKHKRQNVDSGYSTSSDGFDKRWSQEMEEKSWTSTPLLTRTETNGTHSILSTPSTASPAPEINNEEDFDGGKEGYRLSPGVDACGQYNGNNEAEEKTKPLHQIQTYKEYKDALKQQRAHDVPAIYRTKNPDDQTTYKTEPNTPTHHATTSHGSLATSKSDPTPLNSALSGAKYVFDDTKKAEKTSPYKRTSSPNHAIHNGNTVENNKNNVGGKYIQEYVKPKSPVKGKTGILSHDNVPSCNANGLTRTRAVYMNGANENNTKGLNGVKGNRTITWNKDVPMEKMTFTMRREIDKAREETDLINQLRNIIETRLKMTLPEDLAPTLTDGVVLCHLANHIKPRSVASIHVPSPAVPKLTMARCRRNVDNFIEACRKIGVDEGRLCSTLDVTEALPGRGLPRLLDTLTALGEFDVKTTTVAPRSTLQDTTVSLLLLTLFFSTIAFLVAFPPPN from the exons ATGGCAATGTTGGTTCAAAATGTAAACGGACACATCCAGAGTCAATTGACTCGTTCGTTGGAGAAGATCCTGGACGATGCGAACCAAAGTGGTGAATTGAAGTTGAGCAACCGAAAACTGAAAGATTTCCCCAAAACGAGTGAAAAGTACAACTTGCGTGATACCGTAATAGCAG ACTTGTCGAAAAACCGCTTCAGCGAACTTCCCGAAGAAGTAACGTCGTTCCATTTTTTAGAGAAACTTCATTGTTATCACAACGCGATTCGGTACATCCCCGATAGCATAGTCAATCTACAATGCCTGATGTACGTCGATTTGAGTCGAAACCAGCTGAGCACCCTTCCTCGAGAACTGTGCCAACTCCCCATCAAG ATCCTGTTGGTGTCAAATAACTACCTAACCCAGCTGCCCGACGAACTGAATCGCATGTCCCAGCTGACCGAGCTGGACGCTTCCTGCAACCAACTGACCCACCTGCCCCCCCGCATGGGCGACCTCCGCTCCCTCCAGTCGCTCGTCCTCCGCAACAACCTCCTCCTGGCCGTTCCCATCGAAGTGACCTTCCTGAAACTCGCAAGGCTGGACCTCAGGGCGAACAGGATCGGCTCGCTCCCGATCGAGATCCGCGACATGGCCACGCTGATCGAGCTCCTGGTGGAGGACAACCCGCTGACCAGTCCTCCGGCGAGCTTGTGTCGTCGGGGCCGCGTCCACATCTTCAAGTACCTGGACAACGAGGCGGCCAGACTGGACCGGAAGATGGGAGGCGGCGGCGGGACGCTGGGCAGGCGGTCGAGGAAGGGCGGTACGGGATCGTCGCCGGGACCGCCGCTCCTGGTCGACAGGCTGAAGCACAAGAGGCAGAATGTGGACAGCGGCTACAGCACGAGCAGTGACGGTTTCGACAAGAGGTGGAGCCAGGAGATGGAGGAGAAGAGCTGGACGTCGACGCCGCTCCTCACCAGGACGGAGACGAACGGAACCCACTCGATACTGTCGACGCCCTCGACGGCGTCGCCGGCGCCGGAGATCAACAACGAAGAGGACTTCGACGGAGGCAAGGAGGGATACAGGCTCAGTCCGGGGGTGGATGCCTGCGGGCAATACAACGGAAACAACGAAGCAGAGGAGAAGACTAAGCCTTTACACCAAATACAAACGTATAA GGAATACAAAGACGCCTTGAAGCAACAGAGGGCCCACGACGTACCTGCAATATATCGAACGAAAAACCCCGACGATCAAACAACGTACAAAACCGAACCGAACACCCCCACGCACCACGCCACGACGTCGCACGGCTCGTTGGCCACGTCCAAGTCCGACCCGACGCCCCTGAACTCGGCCCTGAGCGGCGCCAAGTACGTCTTCGACGATACCAAGAAAGCGGAAAAGACGTCGCCGTACAAGAGGACGTCATCGCCGAACCACGCCATCCACAACGGCAACACCGTGgagaacaacaaaaacaacgtCGGCGGAAAATACATACAGGAGTACGTGAAGCCGAAGTCGCCAGTCAAGGGCAAGACGGGGATCCTCTCCCACGACAACGTGCCCTCGTGTAATGCGAACGGACTGACCAGGACGAGGGCGGTGTACATGAACGGCGCCAACGAGAACAACACCAAAGGGTTGAACGGGGTGAAGGGCAACAGGACGATCACCTGGAACAAGGACGTGCCGATGGAGAAGATGACGTTCACGATGCGGAGGGAAATAGACAAGGCCAGGGAGGAAACCGATCTGATCAATCAGCTGCGAAAT ATCATAGAAACTAGGCTGAAGATGACTCTCCCTGAAGACTTGGCACCCACTTTGACAGATGGAGTGGTGTTGTGTCATTTAGCCAATCATATCAAACCTAGGTCGGTGGCGAGCATTCACGTACCGTCGCCAGCTGTT CCGAAGCTGACGATGGCGCGGTGTCGAAGAAACGTGGACAACTTCATCGAGGCCTGCCGAAAGATCGGCGTCGACGAG GGGCGACTGTGCAGCACCCTAGACGTGACTGAAGCATTGCCAGGGAGGGGGCTGCCTCGCCTTCTGGATACGCTAACGGCTCTCGGTGAATTTGACGTAAAGACAACGACGGTGGCGCCACGGTCGACACTGCAAGACACCACAGTCTCACTGCTGTTACTAACGTTGTTCTTTTCGACTATTGCGTTCCTTGTCGCTTTTCCGCCGCCTAATTGA
- the Stam gene encoding signal transducing adapter molecule 2 isoform X1: MGLFGTSNDAITEEVERATNENNTEDNWDQIITICDKAGKSSEDGKNYLRAIVKRLFSNDPHIAIQAVTLLDACVKNSGKLFHVEVASREFENDFMKLMSKAHHNVSKRLREALKRWAENEFKSDQQLNLIPSLYNKLKSSGIDFSAAEMVTTDNPSLKVLSVPLQPVKKSTPVSKDPNVVETQEEENQILKAIELSLKETTASPRSASAGASLYPSTNLSATNASANSTPVKEPKKVRALYDFEAAEDNELTFRSGEIIFVIDDSDPNWWKGSNQRGEGLFPSNFVTKDLDLEPEKFLYEKAKKIVQFKETVDVKATDKEPETVEINEEKIDRLLHLLHEADPTNPETDTEEMLKLEREVDGMGPLIDSELERVDRKHAQLTQLSADLVEALSLYHTLMREPQFPPKLPYNYSQMAPPPPSPMVQQQPQPAYNGLPPPPPNSMLGPGMPGAPNMHYATMPMMSGSIPGGPVPQGMPPGMPPYMMHQMPEDRRTHSYGTMIPPNFPSNVPTGSQTLIHNGPPHSQSQHYMPASNANPK; encoded by the exons ATGGGTTTGTTTGGGACCTCCAACGATGCAATCACCGAAGAAGTAG AGAGGGCGACAAACGAGAACAATACGGAGGACAACTGGGATCAGATCATCACCATTTGCGATAAGGCCGGGAAATCTTCAGAAGACGGGAAGAACTATCTGAGAGCCATAGTGAAGCGGTTGTTCAGCAACGACCCCCACATCGCCATTCAAGCTGTCACG TTGCTAGATGCGTGCGTGAAGAACAGCGGAAAATTGTTCCACGTGGAGGTGGCGTCGCGGGAGTTCGAGAACGACTTTATGAAATTGATGTCCAAAGCTCACCACAACGTCTCGAAAAGACTAAGAGAAGCGTTGAAAAGGTGGGCCGAAAACGAGTTCAAGAGCGACCAGCAACTCAACCTGATACCGTCTCtctacaataaattaaaaagtagCGGCATCGATTTTTCCGCAGCTGAAATGGTAACGACCGACAACCCGTCACTCAAAGTACTGAGTGTGCCTTTGCAGCCTGTTAAAAAATCGACGCCCGTCAGTAAGGACCCGAACGTCGTCGAAACGCAGGAAGAGGAGAATCAGATTCTCAAAGCCATAGAGTTGTCGCTGAAAGAGACCACTGCGTCGCCGAGGTCGGCCAGCGCCGGTGCCAGTCTGTACCCTTCAACTAATCTCTCGGCGACGAACGCGTCCGCGAATTCGACTCCCGTCAAGGAGCCGAAGAAAGTCAGGGCGCTGTACGATTTCGAGGCCGCCGAAGACAACGAACTGACCTTTCGTTCAGGAGAGATAA tttttgtGATAGACGATTCCGACCCGAATTGGTGGAAGGGCAGCAATCAGAGGGGGGAGGGTCTGTTTCCGTCGAATTTCGTCACAAAGGACTTGGATCTTGAACCGGAGAAATTTT TGTACGAAAAAGCCAAAAAGATAGTCCAGTTCAAGGAGACGGTCGACGTCAAGGCTACCGACAAGGAACCCGAGACTGTAGAAATTAACGAGGAAAAAATCGACCGCCTCCTGCACCTCCTCCACGAGGCGGACCCCACGAACCCCGAGACCGACACCGAGGAAATGCTGAAGCTGGAACGCGAAGTGGACGGCATGGGCCCCTTGATCGACTCCGAACTGGAGAGGGTCGACAGAAAGCACGCCCAACTGACACAGCTGAGCGCCGACCTCGTCGAAGCTCTCAGTCTCTATCACACGCTGATGCGCGAGCCCCAATTCCCTCCCAAGCTGCCTTATAACTATAGCCAGATGGCACCGCCACCACCGAGTCCGATGGTGCAGCAGCAACCGCAGCCTGCCTACAACGGTctgccgccgccgccaccgaATTCGATGTTGGGACCGGGAATGCCGGGGGCGCCGAACATGCACTACGCCACCATGCCGATGATGTCGGGGTCGATACCGGGCGGGCCGGTGCCGCAAGGAATGCCGCCGGGGATGCCCCCTTACATGATGCACCAGATGCCAGAAGACAGAAG GACGCATAGCTACGGAACGATGATCCCTCCGAATTTTCCCAGCAACGTTCCCACGGGATCTCAGACCCTAATACACAACGGACCTCCCCATTCGCAAAGCCAACACTACATGCCTGCTTCGAACGCTAATCCAAAGTAG
- the mEFG1 gene encoding elongation factor G, mitochondrial — translation MLQHIRVAKTLSKTFLQFPFGISRHTFKFKSDFSKYAEHKPIDKIRNIGISAHIDSGKTTLTERILFYTGRIESMHEVKGKDNVGATMDSMELERQRGITIQSAATYTIWQGHNINIIDTPGHVDFTVEVERALRVLDGAILVLCAVGGVQSQSLTVNRQMKRYNVPCVAFINKLDRLGADPYHVLSHLKSKMNHNAAFLHLPIGLESACRGVVDLIERKALFFDGAFGEEVRKDEIPQEMRTECEERRHELVEHVSNADEILGEMYLEEKAISEGDIKAAIRRSCLKRTFTPVLLGTALKNKGVQPLLDAVIDYLPNPGEVPNYALKEKEGCEAEKVLLDPARTGDKNFVALAFKLEAGRFGQLTYMRCYQGMLKKGDTIYNARTQRKVRIARLVRLHSNNMEDVNEVYAGDIFALFGVDCASGDTFVTDPKLGLSLESIYVPEPVVSMSINPANNKDRDNFSKAIARFTKEDPTFHFFFDSDNKETIVSGMGELHLEIYAQRMEREYNCPVLLGKPKVAFRETLVSPCTFDYLHKKQSGGQGQYARVIGLLEPLPPHKNTVLEFVDETVGTNVPKQFVPGVRRGFLTMAEKGLLCGQKLAGLKFRLQDGGHHIVDSSELAFFLAAQGAIKDVFERGTWQILEPIMTVEITAPDEFQGNIMAQLNKRHGIITGTEGKDGWFTLYAEVPLNEMFGYAGELRSNTQGKGEFTMEYCRYSPCLPDVQNKLIDEYERSMGIVPEKDKKKKKN, via the exons ATGTTACAGCACATCAGAGTCGCTAAAACTCTTTCCAAAACATTCCTGCAATTTCCCTTTGGTATATCAAGg CACACATTCAAATTCAAATCCGATTTCTCGAAATATGCGGAACACAAACCGATCGACAAGATTCGCAATATCGGAATTTCGGCTCACATAGACTCCGGCAAAACGACCCTCACcgaaagaattttattttacacggGCCGAATCGAATCGATGCACGAAGTAAAAGGCAAGGACAACGTCGGTGCCACCATGGATTCCATGGAGCTGGAGCGTCAACGCGGAATTACCATCCAATCGGCCGCAACTTACACCATCTGGCAAGGCCACAACATCAACATAATTGACACACCTGGCCACGTGGACTTCACAGTTGAAGTAGAGCGAGCGTTGCGCGTTTTAGATGGGGCCATTTTGGTGTTGTGCGCCGTAGGCGGCGTACAGAGTCAGTCCTTGACGGTGAACCGACAAATGAAGCGCTACAACGTGCCGTGCGTAGCGTTCATCAACAAACTGGACAGACTGGGGGCAGATCCGTATCACGTCTTGTCCCACCTGAAATCGAAAATGAACCACAACGCCGCCTTCCTGCATCTCCCGATCGGCCTGGAGAGCGCCTGTCGGGGCGTGGTCGACCTGATCGAACGCAAGGCTCTGTTTTTCGACGGAGCTTTTGGAGAAGAAGTGAGAAAAGACGAGATCCCGCAAGAAATGCGGACGGAATGCGAGGAGCGACGACACGAACTCGTGGAACACGTCTCGAACGCCGACGAGATCTTGGGGGAGATGTATCTAGAAGAAAAGGCGATTTCAGAGGGCGACATCAAAGCGGCGATCAGGAGGAGTTGCTTGAAGCGCACTTTCACACCGGTGTTGTTGGGAACGGCTCTGAAAAACAAGGGGGTGCAGCCGTTGTTGGACGCCGTGATAGATTACCTCCCCAACCCGGGGGAAGTCCCCAATTACGCCCTCAAGGAAAAAGAGGGATGCGAGGCGGAGAAGGTTCTCCTGGACCCGGCCAGGACCGGCGACAAGAACTTTGTCGCTCTGGCGTTCAAATTGGAGGCGGGTCGATTCGGCCAGCTCACGTATATGAGGTGCTACCAAGGGATGCTCAAAAAGGGGGACACTATTTATAACGCCAGGACTCAGAGGAAGGTCAGGATAGCGCGACTGGTGCGCCTCCACTCGAATAACATGGAGGACGTGAACGAGGTCTACGCCGGCGACATCTTCGCTTTGTTCGGAGTGGACTGCGCCAGTGGCGACACCTTTGTCACCGATCCTAAACTCGGACTGTCCTTGGAGTCCATCTACGTGCCGGAACCTGTGGTGTCGATGTCGATAAATCCGGCGAACAACAAGGACCGTGACAACTTCTCCAAAGCGATAGCGCGCTTTACCAAAGAAGACCCCACTTTCCACTTCTTCTTTGACAGCGACAACAAAGAGACGATAGTCTCAGGGATGGGCGAGCTCCACTTGGAGATCTACGCCCAGAGGATGGAGCGCGAGTACAACTGCCCCGTCCTCCTGGGTAAGCCCAAGGTGGCCTTCAGAGAGACCCTGGTCTCGCCGTGCACCTTCGACTACCTCCACAAGAAGCAATCCGGGGGTCAAGGCCAGTACGCTCGCGTCATAGGCCTGCTCGAGCCGCTCCCGCCCCACAAAAACACCGTGCTGGAGTTCGTCGACGAGACCGTCGGGACCAACGTGCCCAAGCAATTTGTGCCGGGGGTGCGGCGAGGCTTTCTCACCATGGCCGAGAAGGGCCTCCTTTGCGGACAGAAGCTGGCCGGCCTCAAGTTCCGCCTCCAGGACGGTGGCCACCACATAGTGGACTCGAGCGAGCTGGCCTTCTTTCTGGCGGCGCAAGGGGCGATCAAGGATGTGTTCGAGCGCGGCACCTGGCAGATCTTAGAGCCGATCATGACGGTGGAGATCACCGCCCCCGACGAGTTCCAGGGCAACATCATGGCGCAGCTGAACAAGAGGCACGGCATCATAACGGGGACCGAGGGCAAAGACGGCTGGTTCACGCTTTACGCGGAGGTGCCGCTCAACGAGATGTTCGGCTACGCGGGGGAGCTGAGGTCCAACACTCAAGGCAAAGGGGAGTTCACGATGGAGTACTGTCGGTACTCGCCGTGTCTGCCCGACGTCCAGAACAAACTCATCGACGAGTACGAGAGGAGTATGGGGATCGTCCCCGAGAAGgacaagaaaaagaagaagaattgA
- the Lrch gene encoding leucine-rich repeat and calponin homology domain-containing protein isoform X2 yields MAMLVQNVNGHIQSQLTRSLEKILDDANQSGELKLSNRKLKDFPKTSEKYNLRDTVIADLSKNRFSELPEEVTSFHFLEKLHCYHNAIRYIPDSIVNLQCLMYVDLSRNQLSTLPRELCQLPIKILLVSNNYLTQLPDELNRMSQLTELDASCNQLTHLPPRMGDLRSLQSLVLRNNLLLAVPIEVTFLKLARLDLRANRIGSLPIEIRDMATLIELLVEDNPLTSPPASLCRRGRVHIFKYLDNEAARLDRKMGGGGGTLGRRSRKGGTGSSPGPPLLVDRLKHKRQNVDSGYSTSSDGFDKRWSQEMEEKSWTSTPLLTRTETNGTHSILSTPSTASPAPEINNEEDFDGGKEGYRLSPGVDACGQYNGNNEAEEKTKPLHQIQTYKEYKDALKQQRAHDVPAIYRTKNPDDQTTYKTEPNTPTHHATTSHGSLATSKSDPTPLNSALSGAKYVFDDTKKAEKTSPYKRTSSPNHAIHNGNTVENNKNNVGGKYIQEYVKPKSPVKGKTGILSHDNVPSCNANGLTRTRAVYMNGANENNTKGLNGVKGNRTITWNKDVPMEKMTFTMRREIDKAREETDLINQLRNIIETRLKMTLPEDLAPTLTDGVVLCHLANHIKPRSVASIHVPSPAVPKLTMARCRRNVDNFIEACRKIGVDENLVCCAADVLEGRGLVQIAITVTELLRFHSPRSPLHTNPISTVI; encoded by the exons ATGGCAATGTTGGTTCAAAATGTAAACGGACACATCCAGAGTCAATTGACTCGTTCGTTGGAGAAGATCCTGGACGATGCGAACCAAAGTGGTGAATTGAAGTTGAGCAACCGAAAACTGAAAGATTTCCCCAAAACGAGTGAAAAGTACAACTTGCGTGATACCGTAATAGCAG ACTTGTCGAAAAACCGCTTCAGCGAACTTCCCGAAGAAGTAACGTCGTTCCATTTTTTAGAGAAACTTCATTGTTATCACAACGCGATTCGGTACATCCCCGATAGCATAGTCAATCTACAATGCCTGATGTACGTCGATTTGAGTCGAAACCAGCTGAGCACCCTTCCTCGAGAACTGTGCCAACTCCCCATCAAG ATCCTGTTGGTGTCAAATAACTACCTAACCCAGCTGCCCGACGAACTGAATCGCATGTCCCAGCTGACCGAGCTGGACGCTTCCTGCAACCAACTGACCCACCTGCCCCCCCGCATGGGCGACCTCCGCTCCCTCCAGTCGCTCGTCCTCCGCAACAACCTCCTCCTGGCCGTTCCCATCGAAGTGACCTTCCTGAAACTCGCAAGGCTGGACCTCAGGGCGAACAGGATCGGCTCGCTCCCGATCGAGATCCGCGACATGGCCACGCTGATCGAGCTCCTGGTGGAGGACAACCCGCTGACCAGTCCTCCGGCGAGCTTGTGTCGTCGGGGCCGCGTCCACATCTTCAAGTACCTGGACAACGAGGCGGCCAGACTGGACCGGAAGATGGGAGGCGGCGGCGGGACGCTGGGCAGGCGGTCGAGGAAGGGCGGTACGGGATCGTCGCCGGGACCGCCGCTCCTGGTCGACAGGCTGAAGCACAAGAGGCAGAATGTGGACAGCGGCTACAGCACGAGCAGTGACGGTTTCGACAAGAGGTGGAGCCAGGAGATGGAGGAGAAGAGCTGGACGTCGACGCCGCTCCTCACCAGGACGGAGACGAACGGAACCCACTCGATACTGTCGACGCCCTCGACGGCGTCGCCGGCGCCGGAGATCAACAACGAAGAGGACTTCGACGGAGGCAAGGAGGGATACAGGCTCAGTCCGGGGGTGGATGCCTGCGGGCAATACAACGGAAACAACGAAGCAGAGGAGAAGACTAAGCCTTTACACCAAATACAAACGTATAA GGAATACAAAGACGCCTTGAAGCAACAGAGGGCCCACGACGTACCTGCAATATATCGAACGAAAAACCCCGACGATCAAACAACGTACAAAACCGAACCGAACACCCCCACGCACCACGCCACGACGTCGCACGGCTCGTTGGCCACGTCCAAGTCCGACCCGACGCCCCTGAACTCGGCCCTGAGCGGCGCCAAGTACGTCTTCGACGATACCAAGAAAGCGGAAAAGACGTCGCCGTACAAGAGGACGTCATCGCCGAACCACGCCATCCACAACGGCAACACCGTGgagaacaacaaaaacaacgtCGGCGGAAAATACATACAGGAGTACGTGAAGCCGAAGTCGCCAGTCAAGGGCAAGACGGGGATCCTCTCCCACGACAACGTGCCCTCGTGTAATGCGAACGGACTGACCAGGACGAGGGCGGTGTACATGAACGGCGCCAACGAGAACAACACCAAAGGGTTGAACGGGGTGAAGGGCAACAGGACGATCACCTGGAACAAGGACGTGCCGATGGAGAAGATGACGTTCACGATGCGGAGGGAAATAGACAAGGCCAGGGAGGAAACCGATCTGATCAATCAGCTGCGAAAT ATCATAGAAACTAGGCTGAAGATGACTCTCCCTGAAGACTTGGCACCCACTTTGACAGATGGAGTGGTGTTGTGTCATTTAGCCAATCATATCAAACCTAGGTCGGTGGCGAGCATTCACGTACCGTCGCCAGCTGTT CCGAAGCTGACGATGGCGCGGTGTCGAAGAAACGTGGACAACTTCATCGAGGCCTGCCGAAAGATCGGCGTCGACGAG AACTTGGTGTGCTGCGCCGCTGACGTCCTGGAAGGAAGAGGACTCGTTCAGATAGCGATAACCGTGACAGAACTGCTAAGATTTCACTCCCCCAGATCACCCCTCCACACCAATCCCATATCCACAGTAATTTAA